The nucleotide sequence ACCTGATCATTGCCGGCTCTCAGCCTTCTCGTTTCCGGCAAGTTTCTAGTGAAGAGAAAAAGGAGATTGTTCAGGAGATTCGCCAGAGTGGGGCAGCCATTACTTTTGTTGGGTTAGGATGCCCTCGGCAAGAAGTATGGGCTTATGAATATGCCGATGAACTTTCGATGCCACTCATGGCTGTAGGCGCAGCGTTTGATTTCCATGCCGGCACTTTGTCTAAAGCACCAGAGTTTCTCGCCCAAATAGGGCTGGAATGGTTTTATCGGCTACTACAAGAACCTAAGCGTCTTTGGAAGCGATATATGTTCTTAAACCCCCTGTATATTTGGCTGTTTACTTTACAGGCACTTAAATTGCGGAATTTTGAAAGTCTTGAGGGCACTCCGCCGGTTCAAGAAATGCGCTACGGTTGACGTTTGTTTTTGTTCAAACGTTAAGGAAAAAGAATAAATTAGGGTGATTTATTCTTTCGTTAGGTGGGGGATTTTTGATTTTTTAACCACAGATTCCGCTGGTGAAACCCGAATGTGCTGCGCTTGTCATTCAAGTTCCACCAGCGTCCACAGATAAACACAGATAGCATCCGAGATTTATCTGTATGTGCCTAAGGGGACGCCGCGCGATCATCTGTGGTTAAAAAACCTCAACATTATTTGCCCCCACGCAGGGTTTGATTTTGGGCAAGAACGTTTTCACAAAGTCGGGCAAAAAATTCACCCTTGACATCCCAATCAAACACCTCTTTCAGCCGTTTTTGCCCCGCCTGTCCCATGCGTTCTCGCAGCGCCTGATCGCCGGCTAAACGAGATATCGCCTCAGCAAGACCTTTAACAGCCTTTTCCGGATCGACAGCCGGCACTTTAATGCCGGTTTCATCTGTCACCTGAGTGGCCGGCCCTCCCAGATCCAAGCAGATCACAGGACGGCCTAGCGCCATCATTTCCGCGCAGACAAACCCTCCAGATTCATGCAAACTAGGGTGAAGCAGGGCGTGACATTCCCCCATCTTTTGCAGTGTTTGGTTGCGCGGTAAAGCGCCCCAAAACTGAACTTTGTCCGCGATTCCCAACTCGCCGGCTAATGCTTCTAACCGGCTTCGTTCTGGCCCATCCCCGACAATCCATAACTCGACTCCTTCCAAGTTAGCTAAGGCAAAGGCTCTGAGGCTGAGTTGTACGCCTTTCCAGTGTAAGAGCCGGCCTACACTAATGAAGCGTACCGGACTTTGTAGATCAACGGCATATTCCGCCATTTTGCTGATTTCTGCCTCAGACAAACCCACCTGAGAGAACACCTGAACGTTCTTTGCTTTCATCGAGCGCAATCGCTGCGCCGTTTCTTCAGTGGTTGCTAGCGCCATAGCACTACGCCGCGCTGTCAAAGCGGTAAACGGATCGCGTTCCCCCACTCCTTGAGCAATTTGTCGCAGAGTTTCGTAAATCTTTCCTCGCCGGCTGTATTCGTTCCAAAAGGTTTTGGGGGCAGACTCTGCACCCCCGACGGGACCCCAAATAAAGGGCACCGGCAGCAGCGCCAAGAAGCTTGGTGACCAGTGCTTGACATAAGTGACATGACGGACTAAATCAAAACCCACCTCACGATGCAGTTTGCGGGCCACAAAATAAGCCCAAATTTGCCAGAGGTAGTAATGGAATTGGAGTAACCCCTGCCGGCCTTTCCAATCTTCGCTCCAACCAAAGGGATCGAAATAGATAAAGTGCAAATTTGGAACCGGATTTTTATCTAATTCCGCTTCAATAAATGGCTGACAAAATGTTCGAGTAAAAACCCAAACTTCATGGTATTTTGCAGCTTGCAAAACCATATTCCAGCCCACCCCTTCCTCAGAGCCAAGTCCAGGTTCGCAGGCGAAGGCAGATAGAAGAACCTTCATAGGCAAAACACCTCAGTTTAATAAAGTTTTAAAGGAAGCCGGCGCTGATTTATCTCGGCGTATTATTCCGTTAGCCGATAAATATTTTCAGGTAGATTTTGCCTGATAATTATCAGCGCTTGCCCATAATAAAAGATGCCACTTCTATGTAGGCTTCTGCCGCTGCTTGTGGATTTGTTTTGGCAATTAACTCCTGTGACCGCTTGCCCATAGAAGCAATTAAATCAGGATTATCTAGCAGCCGGCGCATTTGCTCAGCCAATTGTTGAGGATCGTGGGGGTCAAAAATATAGCCATTTTCTCCTTCAGCAATGAGTTCATAGGAAGCGGCTCCATTTGAACACAAGATTGGTTTGCCAAAAACCATCGCTTCAGGAACCACCATTCCCCAGACATCCTCATAAGTGGGAAAAACAAAAATATCAGCTTTGCTAAAATATGCTCCCAATTTACCATATTCAACCCATCCAATCCACTTTACCTGTTCTTCAAAATTACGCTCCTTAATAAAGGCTTCTAGTTCCTCTTGCTGATCGCCCCGGCCTACAATCAGCAAGGTATAATTTCGGTATCCCTGACTTTTTAAAATTGAACAAGCTTCCAAAAGCGTTTTCAGCCCTTTTCTCTGGGTAATTCGTCCCACATACAGAAAAGTTGGATGCTGTAAGTTAAGTTCTGGCAACTCAGTTGTTGCCATGCGTTTGAGCAAAGCTTCCGCATCGGGAACCAAATACGTTCTCTTGAAAATTTTACGTTCTGGTACTTTAAGCACTTCGATTAAATATTTTTTACCGGCTTCACTGTTGGCAACAAACGCATCCGCAAATCGGGCCAAGTTTCGCCGCACAACCGTTCGGAATCCAGAATCTCGAAAATCTGTATTTGGAGAACTCCCATCATAAATAATTGCAATCCGCCAGCCGCCTACAGGTTTTAATAGCACTGTTAGCACTGTCCACAAAGAAAAAGCCTGGGGAAACACAACTTGCGGCTTAAACTTCAGTAAATAACCGACAATGCTGGGGGATACAACGATAAAGCCGCGATTGTAACCTGTATCAATTTTCTCCGTTTCAACAAATTTTGTTTCGCCCACTAACTGAATGGCAGAAGCACCGGGGGCTGTCGGATCGAATCCCGGCCAAACCCGACCCGTATAAAAAACGGTATTTTTAAAAACTTTCGTAAACTCTTTTAAAACCGGCTGCCAATATGCCCCAAGTTCAACTTCTGGGACAAGCCAAGCGATACGAAGATCGTTCATTACTGTTTCCTTAAAAACAACAAGCAGAAAGCGTAAAATGAGGCAAAACGCTCAAGCAAATTTTTCTATTTTTTGCCTTTTTACGGGTTATTTTTGACCTTTGAGCCGGCCTAATAAAGAAATCCACAAGACGCGCCGATATGGGAGTAACCAATAAACCGGCCACAACAAACCGCAATGTCGCTGAGTCAGCACCTTCCACTCTTCCATCGGTTGAAGGATAACATCTTGAAGTGCTAAACCTTTCGGTTGACCGACTTTATTTAATTCCTGACGTAGCTGCGCCTCTGTTCTTTGTGCCGGCTTCGGATTTTGCGAACACGTTCCTAAATAGCCGGGAGCTATCCAGACTGTACATCCTTGCTGTTTCGCACGCAAACCGTAGTCCCAATCGCCGGCATAATGGACAAAAGCCGGATCTAGATTTCCCACCCTTTCTACCACCTGACGCGGAATCAGCACACAGTTACCGCATATCGTGTCACAAGGCTGTGCTTCTTGACTTGGTGGCAGGGGATCTAAGTTCAATGGATGCCACCAACGACTTTGCAGCATCCCGCCATAGGTAAACTTGCCGGTTTCGGGATCGCGGGTAGAGATGGCGATCACGGCTGCGGTATCACCCTCAGAGGCAAGCCGGTGCGAGGTTGTCAGCAGCACATTCACCGCTTCTGGCTCGAGGAGGGTGTCATCATTGAGCCAGAGGTAATAATCATAATCCTCCTTAATCGCCTCCTCAAACGCCATCCGCATCCCGCCATTCCAAAACAAATTTCCATCCCCATGAAGAATCTTAACGGCAGGATAGGCTTGGCGAACAGCCTCTGCTGTACCATCCGTACTCGCATCATCCACAAGATATACGCTTATGGAAACTTCAGGAGGGAGAACTTGGTTAAACAGCGCCTCCAGACTTGCTAAAGTTTTCTGCTTGCGGTTGAAGCAAGTGATCAGGACTGCGATAGTGGTGTGTTTCATTGGCTCAAAAAAAGTTGCCTCTGGCTGTTAATCGTTACCGTCTCTCAGTCTATCGTGACTTCGCGGGAGTCTTTTGAAAGCCGGCTGTTTGACAGAATACCCAGATGCTTAGCCTAACAAACACTTTATAAGATTCGTTCTAAACCAACTCTCAAACATGGGCAAGCGCAACTTGTATCAAAATATTTAAAATATTTAACATTTTTGAAGCAATTTGTTGCGTAAAAAAAAGTTTTACCTTGATTTTTGGGCTTTTGCGTTACTTACTCATGTTTTCAGACTTGTTGCCTAGCAAAATCCGTAAGATCTCCCCTGACAAACAACTTTTTTAAGGTTATGCTGAATTTAAAGGTGAAGGCAAGTCTCAAAAAGACGTTTTTAGCCGGCTTGCAGCTTCTTAATTATGCATTCAATAATTAGGATTAATAGGATATGGAAGATTTTGGGGTAATCGTAATTTGTTGTGACCAAGACTATCTATTTGCCAAGGGTGTCTGTGCTAGCATTCGATACTTTTTGGGAGATGTTCCGATTTGTCTGTTGGTTGATGGGACATTTTCCGTGGCTGAGTTAGAAAAGGCATACGATGTTAAGGTGATTAATCGCCTGAACATGACTCATGAAGTTTTAAAAAAGAGAAGTTTTGGTTGGGGAACGACTCGGATGATTGCATTCTGGGAGAGTCCCTGGAAGCATTTCTTAGTTCTTGATGCAGATGTTGCAGTTTGGGGGAATGTGCTTAAATATGCCAATTTTAAAGATTACGACTTGATTATTGATCAGCCTTGTTACGATTATCCTGAAGAAGCAATTACTGAGTATTTCTTTGATTTGCCGGTCTTTGAAGCCAATTTCCCAGGCTTTAACTGGCGGAAGCGTCCGTTTGTTTGTCCGGCTGTAATATTTGGCACCAGAGGAATTTTCAGCTTAGAGGAGTATGTCGAGATCCTCGATTTTATCGAGAAGTACCCAAATGTCTTTAAATATGGCGATATGGGATTCTTGAATTTTATGATATTCCGGGCAGCCGATGAAGGCAGACTGCGCTTGAAACAAGAAGACATTCAATTTCTAGTTCCAGATTTTGACCAGGAAGATGTGAAAAAGCGTTTTCCCATGACTGAAACTGGGCCGGTTGTGCAAAATGACGATGCCAATGTTATTCATTGGTGTGGACCCAAACCAACTTTGTCTAATTCCCAAACTTATGCAGAACCGATGAGTTTCTTTCGCCGCAAGTTTATCAAGGATGCTTGGGGTTCAACGGGATTAACCGCAGAAATGGCATTGCAACGAGAGGATTTACAGCGCAATTTCTATGTTTACAATAAAAAGATTCGCAAAAAACTAGGAACCCTTGTGAAAGCGGGTAAAAACTAAAGGAAGTTATAACCGGCACCCCACACAAGTCGATATAATTTAGGCTCCAATAAATAGGAATGTTTTAACAGTGTCACAAGTTAAGCAAACGGTTCTGGTAACGGGTGGAGCCGGATATATCGGTTCTCATGCGGTGCTGGCGCTGCAACGTGCCGGTTATAATCCGATTGTTCTTGATAACCTGGTGTACGGACATCGGGAAATTGTCGAAAAGATACTGCAAGTTGAACTCATTGCCGGCGATACGAATGATCGTGCCCTTTTGGATCAGCTGTTTGCGACACACCAAATTGCAGCAGTCATGCACTTTGCCGCCTACGCTTATGTGGGTGAGTCCGTAACAGCTCCAGACAAATACTACCGCAACAACTTTACCGGCACTCTGACGCTGCTAGAAGCGATGCAAGCAGCGTCTGTTAAGAAATTTGTCTTTTCTTCCACTTGCGCTACCTATGGCGTACCGCACACAATTCCCATCCCAGAGGATCACGATCAAAATCCGATCAATCCTTATGGAGCGAGTAAATTAATGGTTGAGCGAGTGCTGTCTGATTTTGATGTCGCCTATGACTTCAAATCAGTTTGGTTCCGCTATTTTAATGCTGCCGGCGCTGATCCGGGCGGATTGCTGGGCGAAGATCATAACCCAGAAACTCACCTCATTCCACTTGTGTTGCTAACCGCACTAGGCCGGCGTGAATCCATCTCAATTTATGGAACTGATTATCCCACTCCAGATGGTACTTGCATTCGCGACTATATACACGTCAGTGATTTAGCATCAGCTCATGTTTTGGGCTTACAGTATTTGTTAGAGGGTGGCAAGAGTGACGTATTTAACTTAGGTAATGGCAAAGGTTTTTCAGTTACAGAAGTGATTGAAACAGCCAAGGCTATTACCGGAAAAGAGATTAAAGCTGTTAAGTGTGATCGCCGTGCCGGTGATCCACCGGCTCTCGTTGGCAGTAGCGATAAAGCCAGAAAAATTCTTGGTTGGTGTCCTGAATACTCAAACTTGAGTGATATTTTGAGCCACGCATGGCAGTGGCACCAGCAGCGTCACCAATAATTGCGCCGGACATCAAGCGGCAAGCCATGTCAAAATAGCCAGAAGTTGCTAAATTTATGATTGAGTCAAACTCCTGGGTTTTCCTAGCCGGCAAGCAGCCACTGCTGCGTTTAAAATCGCTGCCTGATCAGCTAGCATTTAGTTAAGTTGCCGTCTGTAAATCTATCGTTGGCAAGATTTAACTCAGACGCTAGCTTAATTAAATGTAAAGCAGTTGATTGTGGGAAGTGGCTCAAAGGCGTCCTCATCAAAAGCTCTTAATGACCGATCACCCAGCAAGGATGTAGTGAGCGATTATGGAAGATTTTGGCATTATCGTAGCTTGTTGTGCCTCAGATTACTTATTTGCCAAGGGTTGCTGTGCCAGCATCAGGCATTTCCTGGGTGATGTTCCCCTTGCTTTGCTGATTGACGGAACCTTTCCAGTCGATTCTATGGAAAAGGCGTATGGGGTTAAAGTCGTCAATCGCCTTAATGTTACCCACAAAGTTCTCAGGGAGAGAAGCTTTGGCTGGGGTAAAACCAAAATGATCGGGTTTTGGGAAAGCCCCTGGAAGCATTTTATGATGCTGGATGCAGATACGATGGTTTGGGGAAATGTCCTTAAATACGCGAATTTTAAGGACTATGACATGATTATTGACCAACCCTGTTACTCGTATACTGACAAAAACGTTACTAAATTCTTCTTTGACATTCAAGGAATTGAGCAACACTTTCCCGATTTTGATTGGCAAAAGTATCGAGATAATTATTACTGTACGGGGGTTTTCTTTGCGACACGGGATATTTTCACATTGGATGAATATGTGGAAATTTTAGATTTCACAGAAAAGCATCCTGAAGTTTTTAAGTATGGAGAAATGGGCTTTTTAAATTTCATGATTTTCCGTGCCGTTCAACAAGGCAGAATTAAGGTGGGACAAGAAGATTTGCAACTGCTTGTTCCAGATTTTGATCAGCAGGAAATTAGAAAGCGCTTTCCAATGACAAACTCTGGGCCGGTGCCGGCAGATGAAACGGCGACAGCAATTCACTGGTGTGGGCCAAAGCCAACCCTGGCAACATCCAAAGTGTATTCAGACCCGATGAGTTTCTTTCGGCGGAAATATTTGCGTGAAACAGAAGGTTTAACCGGCTTGCCGGCTGAAGTCTCACTGCAATTAGAAGATTTTCAGCGATTTGTCAATGTTTACAAAGGCAAATTGCGCCGCCGGCTCGCTGCAAAAAAATAGAGAAGCGTCCTAATTTTAAGGATGCCTAATCGTTATCAAGTTAATTGCCGGTCGTCAGTGTAAAAATTGATTCATGACCGGCATTAACGAAAATCTTAAAA is from Microcoleus sp. FACHB-68 and encodes:
- a CDS encoding WecB/TagA/CpsF family glycosyltransferase — protein: MIDRGRKNILGVWVNALDYEAAVKTIITAAHERKRMAVSALAVHGVMTGVLDEIHRYRLNHLDMILPDGQPVRWALNLLYKTALPDRVCGPTTMLLVCEHAAKEGLPIYLYGSKPSVLEDLSRNLCTHFPNLIIAGSQPSRFRQVSSEEKKEIVQEIRQSGAAITFVGLGCPRQEVWAYEYADELSMPLMAVGAAFDFHAGTLSKAPEFLAQIGLEWFYRLLQEPKRLWKRYMFLNPLYIWLFTLQALKLRNFESLEGTPPVQEMRYG
- a CDS encoding glycosyltransferase family 4 protein, which codes for MKVLLSAFACEPGLGSEEGVGWNMVLQAAKYHEVWVFTRTFCQPFIEAELDKNPVPNLHFIYFDPFGWSEDWKGRQGLLQFHYYLWQIWAYFVARKLHREVGFDLVRHVTYVKHWSPSFLALLPVPFIWGPVGGAESAPKTFWNEYSRRGKIYETLRQIAQGVGERDPFTALTARRSAMALATTEETAQRLRSMKAKNVQVFSQVGLSEAEISKMAEYAVDLQSPVRFISVGRLLHWKGVQLSLRAFALANLEGVELWIVGDGPERSRLEALAGELGIADKVQFWGALPRNQTLQKMGECHALLHPSLHESGGFVCAEMMALGRPVICLDLGGPATQVTDETGIKVPAVDPEKAVKGLAEAISRLAGDQALRERMGQAGQKRLKEVFDWDVKGEFFARLCENVLAQNQTLRGGK
- a CDS encoding glycosyltransferase family 4 protein; protein product: MNDLRIAWLVPEVELGAYWQPVLKEFTKVFKNTVFYTGRVWPGFDPTAPGASAIQLVGETKFVETEKIDTGYNRGFIVVSPSIVGYLLKFKPQVVFPQAFSLWTVLTVLLKPVGGWRIAIIYDGSSPNTDFRDSGFRTVVRRNLARFADAFVANSEAGKKYLIEVLKVPERKIFKRTYLVPDAEALLKRMATTELPELNLQHPTFLYVGRITQRKGLKTLLEACSILKSQGYRNYTLLIVGRGDQQEELEAFIKERNFEEQVKWIGWVEYGKLGAYFSKADIFVFPTYEDVWGMVVPEAMVFGKPILCSNGAASYELIAEGENGYIFDPHDPQQLAEQMRRLLDNPDLIASMGKRSQELIAKTNPQAAAEAYIEVASFIMGKR
- a CDS encoding glycosyltransferase family 2 protein, with product MKHTTIAVLITCFNRKQKTLASLEALFNQVLPPEVSISVYLVDDASTDGTAEAVRQAYPAVKILHGDGNLFWNGGMRMAFEEAIKEDYDYYLWLNDDTLLEPEAVNVLLTTSHRLASEGDTAAVIAISTRDPETGKFTYGGMLQSRWWHPLNLDPLPPSQEAQPCDTICGNCVLIPRQVVERVGNLDPAFVHYAGDWDYGLRAKQQGCTVWIAPGYLGTCSQNPKPAQRTEAQLRQELNKVGQPKGLALQDVILQPMEEWKVLTQRHCGLLWPVYWLLPYRRVLWISLLGRLKGQK
- the galE gene encoding UDP-glucose 4-epimerase GalE, whose protein sequence is MSQVKQTVLVTGGAGYIGSHAVLALQRAGYNPIVLDNLVYGHREIVEKILQVELIAGDTNDRALLDQLFATHQIAAVMHFAAYAYVGESVTAPDKYYRNNFTGTLTLLEAMQAASVKKFVFSSTCATYGVPHTIPIPEDHDQNPINPYGASKLMVERVLSDFDVAYDFKSVWFRYFNAAGADPGGLLGEDHNPETHLIPLVLLTALGRRESISIYGTDYPTPDGTCIRDYIHVSDLASAHVLGLQYLLEGGKSDVFNLGNGKGFSVTEVIETAKAITGKEIKAVKCDRRAGDPPALVGSSDKARKILGWCPEYSNLSDILSHAWQWHQQRHQ